From the Ilumatobacteraceae bacterium genome, the window GGTCGCCGGGTCGTGGCCGAAGAATCCGCCGAATCCGCCTGATGACTGCAGGACCTCACCCACGCCCGAAACGGTCAACACCACGGGCCGCAGCATGCTGAGCACTTCGTCGGCGTTCATCCCACTCAGTTTCGGCCGGGTGGGGTGTCGACTTGAGCAGCTCGGGAAGCTGCGGCCCGGTCGGCGGCGATCTGCGTCTCCATCCGGGCGAGCAGTTCACCGCGGACCTTGGCGACGGTACCCCGATACGACGCAGGATCGAGGGTCTCGGCCAGCTCGGTCGCGATCGCCACGGCGCGGTCGAGGACCTGGTCGGCGGGAACGACCTCGTCGAGGAATCCGACGTCGACGGCATCGTGGGCGCCCGTCAGCCGAGCGTTCGCCGTCGCCCGATGGACGTGGCGCTTGCTGAGTCGTTCGAGTGCGATCGTCAGCGCCCAATCCGGCAGCACCATCTTGATCGCGACCTCGTTGAGGCCGATCTTGCACGGCACGTCGGCACCCACACGAACGTCACAGCCGAGCAGCGTGAGCGCACCAC encodes:
- a CDS encoding crotonase/enoyl-CoA hydratase family protein, producing MSDALTIERRGPVTVLHLDDGKANALSFELVAAIRAAVSEAEHDETVGAVVVHGREGRFSGGFDLGVMFGGDFEQIIGLVSAGGEMVRHLWGSNVPVVAACTGSAVAGGALTLLGCDVRVGADVPCKIGLNEVAIKMVLPDWALTIALERLSKRHVHRATANARLTGAHDAVDVGFLDEVVPADQVLDRAVAIATELAETLDPASYRGTVAKVRGELLARMETQIAADRAAASRAAQVDTPPGRN